A part of Gambusia affinis linkage group LG21, SWU_Gaff_1.0, whole genome shotgun sequence genomic DNA contains:
- the LOC122824659 gene encoding oxygen-regulated protein 1, which translates to MNETGLRRTLPDQTSGSGHTFDTSHHPSVTNTILSKRVCFYKSGDPQFSGLRVVINNRTFKTFDALLDSLSKKVPLPFGVRNITTPRGIHGINALDELEDGKSYICSDTRKVKPIDLALARRRLPPWYHARPVSSRHRTARLFPGRKNIHRDGIGVIRTPKKLVVFRNGEPSNRHVVVLHKKTTPNYESILGHISELMQFHVSKLHTPDGRRIDGLPGLILCSGSVVAVGREPFRPAVYGAAKSQSPTRRPTKQRAYKRQKTSVSKKMTPSFSSKSRNFSASSERYIVHQIHNSVGESSCDLPINSIESGSDRILESLAKTEEDTCLSNGNCDEGQDSVLPNDDNIEKSFRVNQDGSMTVEMKVRLTIKEEETVHWTTTLTRSVVADQADVACLPDPEQEICSNHSQTSATSTDIVFKDRTTDGNDDDPPSLGNGVVSDTFQDEDEDKDHNGSLPLSRRAPTPGCKKISKLRASVESIKSVTVDEIGEGKTGSYIFREETENRTITEQFYMENQNRTKPVPKPRRHGSEDSSLSFSYDSSGVITTEPEGSRVRSIREMFLARSDKDIQQSGFLSPNLSEQRGETSGSGGYQSQTSSDLSGAEDDSARKSISKGYVRRAIEMLYGIKDLEPEEGSERPLSEPDQTKREPSNIFSPFHAARSKAMSELSYFNSSTALDIFTEATKCIAFNAQVGPGDSVPIDNGRWLLRENTSMRKSISDPAGINKAFTNTFHLDELHKDTIEKTPYSLFSAKPELEDETKSQPGKCTYFSLPHASESEVYQEEMSTVSKSSKTEDSDEETKDASEKSKTWAERNGTLPSIGVADFKMKDNKVHPLVELPSDGEVVVVQPGKGRVVNRRIQEPDVLDLLYSFCGEHCPIL; encoded by the exons ATGAATGAAACTGGGCTTCGGAGGACACTTCCTGACCAGACATCAGGGAGTGGGCACACCTTTGACACTTCGCACCACCCAAGCGTCACCAACACCATCTTGTCAAAGCGGGTCTGCTTCTACAAAAGTGGGGATCCTCAGTTCAGTGGCCTTCGAGTGGTCATCAACAACCGGACCTTTAAAACTTTCGATGCGCTTCTGGACAGTCTTTCCAAGAAGGTTCCCCTGCCATTTGGAGTACGGAACATCACGACTCCTCGAGGGATTCATGGCATCAATGCTCTAGACGAGCTGGAGGATGGGAAATCATACATCTGTTCCGACACCAGGAAAGTCAAGCCCATTGACCTGGCCCTGGCCCGGAGGAGGCTACCACCTTGGTACCATGCGAGACCTGTTAGTTCTCGCCACAGGACAGCAAGGTTATTCCCAGGCAGAAAAAACATCCACAGAGATGGCATAGGGGTAATTCGTACACCCAAAAAACTTGTGGTTTTCCGCAACGGAGAGCCCTCCAACAGGCATGTTGTGGTGCTACACAAGAAGACTACACCAAATTATGAGTCTATCCTGGGACACATCTCAGAGTTGATGCAGTTCCATGTGAGCAAACTACACACTCCGGATGGACGACGG ATTGATGGTCTTCCAGGTTTGATTTTGTGCTCTGGAAGTGTGGTGGCTGTAGGCAGGGAGCCTTTCAGGCCTGCAGTGTATGGTGCAGCTAAATCTCAAAGTCCAACAAGGAGACCTACCAAGCAAAGGGCttataaaagacaaaagacaTCAGTCT ccaaaaaaatgacaccttcattttcttcaaagtcTAGAAATTTCTCTGCGTCGTCTGAGAGATACATCGTCCATCAGATTCACAACAGTGTTGGCGAGAGCTCCTGTGACCTACCAATTAACTCCATTGAGTCGGGTTCAGATCGAATACTGGAGTCTTTGGCAAAGACGGAGGAGGACACCTGTCTCAGCAACGGGAATTGTGATGAAGGGCAGGACAGCGTTCTGCCCAATGATGACAACATCGAGAAGTCCTTTCGGGTGAATCAGGATGGCAGCATGACGGTGGAGATGAAGGTGCGACTGACGATTAAAGAAGAGGAAACTGTTCACTGGACGACCACCCTGACACGTTCAGTTGTTGCAGATCAGGCTGATGTGGCATGTTTGCCAGATCCAGAGCAGGAGATTTGCTCAAATCATTCCCAAACTTCTGCCACTTCCACAGACATTGTTTTTAAGGACAGAACCACAGACGGCAATGACGATGATCCACCGTCACTTGGAAATGGAGTTGTCAGTGACACTTTTCAGGACGAGGATGAGGATAAAGACCACAATGGGTCTTTGCCATTATCAAGAAGAGCCCCCACCCCAGGGTGCAAGAAAATAAGCAAACTCCGAGCTTCTGTGGAGAGCATTAAATCTGTAACTGTGGATGAGATTGGAGAAGGAAAGACTGGTTCTTATATTTTcagagaagagacagagaaCAGGACAATAACAGAGCAGTTCTACATGGAGAATCAGAACAGGACAAAACCAGTTCCCAAACCAAGACGACATGGCTCTGAGGAC TCATCGTTATCTTTCAGCTACGACTCAAGCGGCGTTATAACCACAGAACCTGAGGGAAGTAGAGTCAGATCCATCAGGGAAATGTTTTTAGCAAGGAGTGACAAAGACATCCAACAGAGTGGCTTCCTGAGTCCCAACTTATCAGAGCAAAGAGGAGAGACCTCAGGCAGTGGAGGTTATCAGTCTCAGACCTCCAGCGACCTGTCAGGCGCTGAAGATGACTCAGCACGGAAATCCATCTCAAAAGGCTATGTGAGGAGGGCAATCGAAATGCTCTATGGCATAAAAGACCTTGAACCCGAGGAAGGCAGTGAAAGACCCCTTTCAGAGCCGGATCAGACAAAGAGGGAAccttcaaacatattttcaccattCCATGCAGCTAGATCCAAAGCAATGTCTGAATTATCCTACTTCAATTCCTCCACTGCGCTGGACATCTTCACTGAAGCAACAAAATGCATTGCTTTCAATGCACAAGTGGGGCCTGGAGACAGTGTTCCTATTGATAACGGACGTTGGCTCCTTAGAGAAAACACATCGATGAGAAAGTCAATATCAGACCCAGCTGGAATAAACAAAGCCtttacaaacacatttcacCTGGACGAATTACATAAAGACACAATAGAGAAGACTCCATATTCACTGTTCAGTGCAAAGCCAGAGTTAGAAGACGAGACCAAATCCCAGCCTGGAAAGTGTACCTACTTCTCCCTGCCACATGCCAGCGAATCCGAGGTGTATCAGGAGGAAATGAGCACTGTAAGCAAGAGCAGCAAGACTGAAGACAGTGATGAGGAGACAAAGGACGCTTCAGAGAAGAGCAAAACATGGGCAGAGAGAAACGGCACCTTGCCCAGCATTGGTGTTGCAGACTTTAAGATGAAAGACAATAAAGTGCACCCACTGGTGGAGCTGCCATCTGATGGTGAAGTTGTGGTGGTGCAGCCTGGGAAAGGTCGAGTTGTTAATAGAAGAATTCAAGAGCCTGATGTTTTGGACTTGCTGTACTCTTTCTGTGGGGAGCATTGTCCCATACTGTGA